A genome region from Sphingomonas anseongensis includes the following:
- a CDS encoding TonB-dependent receptor, with the protein MLQALPPPDPPQQVIVVTGKALPDAAASRAYGVETFDRERLTDAPTHRLDEILKQVPGLQLFRRSDSTSGHPTSQGVTLRALGGNASSRALLVLDGVPQADPFGGWVNWPAYDPAGLAQVRVVRGGGSVANGPGALAGVIDMSSLTERGAEGSAEAGSRESLAAHVYAGASLGPGLLTIDAQGARSSGFIPVTRSTRGPIDEPSPYREGSIRARWVVPMASDVELQASGLGFLDVRNRGVPFTGNRTRGADASLRLVGTGRWQWSATGYGQWRNLRSSFASVNDDRTEAHQVALQDSVPSSGFGGSVEVRPPMGTGFELRLGGDARLTEGESRELFSFIAGDPTRRRVAGGKSGTQGLFAEGAWTTGRLTLSAGGRVDHWSISDGELVEREIATGALLRDDHYPRRSGWRPTGRAGAVLDVGSGLTLRSAAYLGWRMPTLNELFRPFRAGPDATAANPFLKPERLAGAEAGARYSKGGAALELTAFANRLSDAIANVTLGQGPGVFPGVGFVAGNFSQRRNLNSVRVRGIEGSADVTRGPWSLRLGASYTRAKVEATGPASDLDGLRPAQTPKLGLTGAIGWHEGARSASILLRRVGSQFEDDLNRLRLPGATTIDAFASWPLTRRLQLIARAENLLDATVEAGADSDGTVERATPRTLWIGLRLSDF; encoded by the coding sequence ATGCTCCAAGCGCTCCCGCCGCCGGACCCGCCGCAGCAGGTAATCGTCGTCACCGGCAAGGCATTGCCCGATGCGGCGGCGAGCCGGGCCTATGGCGTGGAAACGTTCGACCGCGAGCGGCTGACCGACGCGCCGACCCACCGCCTCGACGAGATCCTCAAGCAGGTGCCGGGGCTCCAGCTGTTCAGGCGGTCGGATTCGACGAGCGGGCATCCGACCAGCCAGGGCGTCACCCTGAGGGCGCTGGGCGGCAATGCATCGAGCCGCGCCCTTCTTGTGCTCGACGGAGTGCCGCAGGCGGACCCATTCGGCGGCTGGGTGAACTGGCCCGCTTACGATCCCGCGGGCCTGGCCCAGGTTCGGGTCGTCCGGGGCGGTGGCAGCGTCGCCAATGGCCCCGGTGCGCTTGCCGGCGTGATCGACATGAGCAGCCTCACCGAACGGGGCGCGGAGGGCTCGGCCGAGGCCGGGAGCCGCGAATCTCTTGCCGCCCACGTTTACGCCGGCGCTTCGCTGGGACCCGGCCTGCTCACCATCGACGCTCAAGGCGCGCGGAGCAGCGGCTTCATCCCGGTCACGCGATCCACGCGTGGCCCGATCGACGAGCCATCGCCCTATCGCGAAGGCAGCATCCGTGCGCGCTGGGTGGTTCCGATGGCAAGCGACGTCGAGCTCCAGGCCAGCGGCCTCGGCTTCCTCGACGTGCGCAATCGCGGCGTGCCGTTCACCGGCAACCGGACCCGCGGCGCCGACGCATCGCTTCGCCTGGTCGGCACCGGCCGCTGGCAATGGTCGGCGACGGGTTACGGGCAATGGCGCAACCTCCGGAGCAGCTTCGCGAGCGTCAACGACGATCGCACCGAGGCGCATCAGGTCGCGCTCCAGGACAGCGTGCCTTCGAGTGGCTTCGGTGGAAGCGTCGAGGTCAGGCCGCCGATGGGCACCGGGTTCGAGCTTCGCCTTGGCGGTGACGCTCGGCTCACCGAGGGCGAATCGCGCGAGTTGTTCAGCTTCATCGCCGGAGATCCGACGCGGCGGCGGGTCGCTGGCGGGAAAAGCGGCACTCAGGGCCTGTTCGCCGAAGGTGCGTGGACGACAGGCCGACTGACGCTGAGCGCCGGCGGGCGGGTCGATCATTGGTCGATCTCGGACGGCGAGCTGGTGGAGCGAGAGATCGCGACCGGAGCGCTCCTGCGCGACGACCATTATCCGCGGCGAAGCGGGTGGCGTCCGACCGGTCGCGCAGGCGCGGTGCTGGACGTGGGGAGCGGCCTGACTCTCCGCTCCGCAGCCTATCTCGGCTGGCGGATGCCGACCCTGAACGAGCTGTTCCGGCCCTTTCGCGCGGGACCCGACGCGACCGCCGCCAATCCGTTCCTCAAGCCCGAGCGGCTGGCCGGAGCAGAGGCGGGGGCCCGCTACAGCAAGGGCGGCGCGGCGTTGGAGCTGACCGCCTTCGCCAACCGTCTGTCCGACGCCATCGCCAACGTCACGCTGGGCCAGGGCCCGGGAGTCTTCCCCGGTGTCGGCTTCGTCGCGGGTAATTTCAGCCAGCGGCGAAACCTTAATTCGGTCAGGGTTCGCGGTATTGAAGGATCCGCCGATGTAACGCGCGGGCCCTGGTCGCTCCGCCTCGGCGCGAGCTACACCCGGGCGAAAGTCGAAGCGACCGGACCGGCCAGCGATCTCGACGGCCTTCGCCCCGCCCAGACCCCGAAGCTCGGGCTGACCGGCGCGATCGGATGGCACGAAGGAGCCCGCTCTGCGTCAATCCTCCTCCGCCGGGTGGGGTCGCAGTTCGAGGACGATCTCAACCGCCTTCGGCTGCCCGGCGCCACCACGATCGACGCCTTCGCATCGTGGCCGCTCACGCGCAGGCTACAGCTCATCGCCCGCGCGGAGAACCTGCTCGATGCGACCGTCGAAGCCGGAGCCGACAGCGACGGAACCGTCGAGCGAGCCACTCCGCGAACGCTGTGGATCGGCCTCAGGCTGAGCGATTTCTGA
- a CDS encoding KGG domain-containing protein, giving the protein MPNSKNGASKRGFAAMSPEKQREIAAKGGRASHGGGRRPASASAQSSSVR; this is encoded by the coding sequence ATGCCGAATTCGAAGAACGGAGCCTCGAAGCGCGGATTTGCAGCGATGAGTCCCGAAAAGCAGCGGGAGATTGCAGCCAAGGGCGGGCGCGCCAGCCACGGCGGCGGCCGTCGCCCGGCAAGCGCTTCGGCCCAGAGCAGCTCGGTCCGCTAA
- a CDS encoding energy transducer TonB has translation MYRSDLNASDKSGAIAAVVAVHAALLLVLLQLSGRVDLTEPQSVLRVFDVNEVPPPPPVTVERPKPQQKPKPKASEGEASPQNVRSHATEIQAPRPPISLPVPVPIETSKTPNTGTQSTQGAANPGPGTGAGGVGTGSGSGGSGSGTGGGGDGGYVVPPRLLTPVLRGRDFPRQLLDQWPRGAQLFVRVRVSAAGTVSECIVDRGTGNPGIDSSVCNLVHERFRYSPARNRSGQAVAGWAGYRQVPPR, from the coding sequence ATGTACAGGTCGGATCTCAATGCGAGCGACAAGAGCGGCGCGATCGCCGCAGTGGTGGCGGTTCACGCCGCTCTTTTGCTCGTGCTCCTTCAGCTGTCCGGACGGGTGGACCTGACCGAGCCGCAAAGCGTGCTTCGGGTCTTCGACGTCAACGAAGTGCCGCCTCCGCCGCCCGTGACGGTCGAGCGGCCCAAACCGCAGCAGAAACCCAAGCCCAAAGCGAGCGAAGGCGAGGCAAGCCCGCAGAATGTCCGGAGCCACGCCACGGAAATCCAGGCGCCCAGGCCGCCGATCTCGCTTCCGGTGCCGGTGCCGATCGAAACTTCAAAGACGCCGAACACGGGGACTCAGTCGACCCAAGGCGCAGCCAATCCCGGTCCAGGCACGGGTGCGGGAGGCGTGGGCACCGGATCCGGAAGCGGCGGCTCCGGCAGTGGAACCGGCGGGGGCGGAGACGGCGGCTATGTCGTCCCGCCGAGGCTCCTGACCCCGGTGCTTCGCGGACGCGACTTCCCGCGCCAGCTGCTCGACCAATGGCCGCGGGGAGCGCAGCTTTTCGTCCGCGTCCGGGTCAGCGCCGCCGGTACGGTGAGCGAATGCATCGTCGACCGGGGGACCGGCAATCCAGGCATCGATTCGAGCGTGTGCAACCTCGTCCACGAGCGCTTCCGCTACAGCCCCGCGCGCAATCGCTCGGGCCAGGCGGTTGCGGGATGGGCCGGATACCGGCAAGTGCCCCCGCGTTAG
- a CDS encoding 6-phosphogluconolactonase, translated as MIEAEWWDYDSVEEMAEAVAGDVGFIIESALDARGSALIALPADETARAIFPQLGQASLQWKQVMVIPTDDLIVAVDNERSKARALAHAFLSKGARVVPIVTPLDDYRLAGNSADARLQDLPWPPDLAWLSVGSDGSAAGIAAGPDLQDALDAPKARRAVGVMSESGEPRVTLTRSSILSSRTILITLRGQDKRDMLEQAIADGQSSKLPIGRVLAEAEQPIDIHWCA; from the coding sequence GTGATCGAAGCCGAATGGTGGGACTATGATTCGGTCGAGGAGATGGCCGAGGCCGTCGCCGGCGATGTCGGCTTCATTATCGAAAGCGCTCTCGACGCTCGCGGCTCGGCGTTGATCGCGCTTCCCGCCGACGAGACTGCGCGGGCGATCTTTCCCCAGCTCGGCCAGGCCTCGCTCCAATGGAAGCAGGTGATGGTCATTCCCACCGACGACCTGATCGTCGCAGTCGACAACGAGCGGAGCAAGGCTCGGGCACTGGCCCATGCCTTCCTCTCCAAGGGTGCTCGCGTGGTTCCGATCGTCACCCCGCTGGATGACTACAGGCTCGCCGGCAATTCGGCGGATGCGCGGCTGCAGGACCTGCCCTGGCCGCCGGATCTCGCCTGGCTGAGCGTAGGCTCGGACGGAAGCGCAGCCGGAATCGCTGCAGGGCCGGACCTCCAGGACGCGCTCGACGCACCGAAGGCGCGCCGTGCGGTCGGAGTGATGTCCGAAAGCGGCGAGCCGCGAGTGACTCTGACGCGCTCGTCGATTCTGTCGTCGCGGACGATCCTCATCACGCTTCGCGGGCAGGACAAACGCGACATGCTCGAGCAGGCGATCGCCGACGGTCAAAGCTCGAAGCTTCCGATCGGGCGCGTGCTCGCCGAAGCCGAGCAGCCGATCGACATCCACTGGTGCGCCTGA
- a CDS encoding MFS transporter — MASVSEARHHRPWSMTRVVIASSAGTAFEWYDFFIFGSLAPVIGKAFFSALDPTPALIAALGLFAAGFAFRPLGALIFGIVGDRVGRKGAFLATVSLMGGATFLIGLLPTYAQAGALAPALLIFLRICQGIALGGEYGGAAIYVAEHSSNERRGIATGWIQSTASFGLLAAMLIIFVSRTWLGEDAFGLWGWRIPFLVSVALLAVSLWMRLKLSESPEFARLVEQGEVTTRPLRDAFGERENLKRVLIAFFGIMLAQGAVWYFTFFYLQVFLEKSLGVPAATKDLLLVIMTVVSAPLYVFFGWWSDKVGRKPIIVGGMALALILYFPGSHWIAEAANPALVAAQRSTPVVVETDMRTCSAQFDPVGTGHFTSACDIAKSALISRGISYSTQESADGQTRVRVGSVDVPVAAGAGLASADLKKLKADEGDLIAGALHSAGYPKSADPKQMNLPLLLTILLLFVVGATALYGPQAAALVEMFPTRVRYTALSFPYHFGIGWVGGFLPAVSVAIVASTGNIYSGLWYAVVFTGISVLVSLLFLPETKGRKLDEI, encoded by the coding sequence ATGGCAAGCGTGAGCGAAGCACGGCACCACCGGCCCTGGTCGATGACACGCGTCGTCATCGCTTCGTCGGCGGGAACCGCCTTCGAATGGTACGACTTCTTCATCTTCGGAAGCCTCGCACCGGTGATTGGCAAGGCCTTCTTCTCAGCGCTCGACCCCACGCCTGCGCTCATCGCGGCGCTCGGCCTGTTCGCCGCCGGCTTCGCCTTCCGGCCGCTCGGCGCCTTGATCTTCGGGATCGTCGGCGACCGCGTCGGCCGCAAGGGTGCATTCCTCGCCACGGTCAGCCTGATGGGCGGCGCGACTTTCCTGATCGGTCTTCTTCCGACCTACGCCCAAGCCGGAGCACTCGCCCCGGCGCTGCTCATTTTCCTGCGCATCTGCCAGGGGATTGCGCTGGGCGGAGAATATGGCGGAGCGGCGATCTACGTGGCCGAGCATTCGTCGAACGAGCGGCGCGGCATCGCGACGGGGTGGATCCAGTCAACTGCCTCCTTCGGCCTGCTCGCCGCAATGCTGATCATCTTCGTTTCGCGAACCTGGCTGGGCGAAGACGCGTTCGGCCTGTGGGGCTGGCGAATTCCGTTCCTCGTCTCAGTCGCGCTTCTGGCAGTCTCGCTTTGGATGCGTCTCAAGCTCTCCGAGAGCCCCGAATTCGCGCGGCTGGTCGAGCAAGGCGAGGTCACCACGCGCCCGCTTCGCGACGCGTTCGGCGAGCGCGAGAATTTGAAGCGGGTCCTGATCGCCTTCTTCGGGATCATGCTGGCGCAGGGAGCGGTTTGGTACTTCACCTTCTTCTACCTCCAGGTCTTCCTGGAAAAATCTTTGGGGGTCCCGGCGGCAACCAAGGACCTGCTGCTTGTGATCATGACGGTCGTCAGCGCTCCGCTTTACGTCTTCTTCGGCTGGTGGTCGGACAAGGTCGGGCGAAAGCCGATCATCGTCGGCGGGATGGCGCTTGCGCTGATCCTCTATTTCCCGGGGTCGCACTGGATCGCCGAGGCAGCGAACCCGGCGCTCGTCGCAGCGCAGCGCTCCACTCCCGTCGTGGTCGAAACGGACATGCGCACATGCTCCGCCCAGTTCGATCCGGTCGGCACCGGCCATTTCACCAGCGCCTGCGACATCGCCAAGAGCGCGCTGATCAGCCGCGGAATCTCCTACTCGACCCAGGAATCCGCCGACGGCCAGACCCGGGTTCGGGTGGGCAGCGTCGACGTGCCCGTTGCCGCGGGCGCCGGCCTGGCGTCCGCGGATCTCAAGAAGCTGAAGGCCGACGAGGGCGATCTGATCGCCGGAGCGCTTCATTCCGCCGGCTATCCCAAGTCAGCCGATCCTAAGCAGATGAACCTCCCGCTGCTCCTGACCATCCTCCTCCTCTTCGTGGTCGGGGCGACCGCGCTCTACGGTCCGCAAGCCGCGGCGCTTGTCGAGATGTTCCCGACACGCGTGCGCTACACCGCATTGTCCTTTCCCTATCATTTCGGGATCGGCTGGGTCGGCGGATTCCTTCCCGCGGTCAGCGTCGCGATCGTCGCATCGACCGGCAACATCTATTCCGGGCTTTGGTATGCGGTGGTGTTCACCGGGATTTCGGTGCTCGTCTCGCTGCTGTTCCTGCCCGAAACGAAGGGCCGCAAGCTCGACGAAATCTAG
- a CDS encoding efflux RND transporter periplasmic adaptor subunit — MTRSQLNSGRKLQPLRAIAIAAAALALASCGSASDEGGKSRDRGPTAVSYVVVQPTSVPLVQSLPARVSAFEVSQVRPQVSGIVQKRYFTEGAFVRKGQTLYQIDPSQYQASVAQASANVRAAQASADSARALAARYRPLVEMEAVSKQDYTNAVSQARQAEAAIAQNQAALRAAQINLRFTRVPAPISGKIGISNVTEGALVTANQTDALTTITRLDPVNVDIQESASDLITLRQSLSSGGVAPTAAQVRLKLPDGSDYGFTGTVQFSEVIVDQNTGTVTLRARFPNPMSILLPGLFVTAQFSQAVDTTAFLVPQQAVSRDPKGAATLFVLGPGNRAVQRTVIATRTQGPYWVVTQGLAAGEKVIVEGAGNLRDGAQVKPSPAKGKAAPRPPLKVQPPAKTG; from the coding sequence ATGACGAGATCCCAGCTGAACTCCGGGCGAAAGCTGCAGCCATTGCGCGCCATCGCGATCGCGGCGGCTGCGCTTGCGCTCGCCTCGTGCGGCTCCGCGAGCGATGAAGGCGGGAAAAGCCGCGACCGGGGCCCCACCGCGGTAAGCTATGTGGTCGTCCAGCCGACGAGCGTTCCGCTGGTCCAGAGCCTGCCCGCGCGAGTGTCGGCTTTTGAGGTCTCGCAGGTTCGGCCGCAGGTGTCGGGCATCGTCCAGAAACGCTATTTCACCGAGGGAGCGTTCGTCCGCAAAGGCCAGACGCTCTACCAGATCGATCCGAGCCAGTATCAGGCGTCGGTCGCGCAGGCTTCGGCTAATGTTCGAGCCGCCCAGGCGAGCGCGGATTCCGCTCGGGCGCTCGCTGCCCGCTATCGTCCGCTGGTCGAGATGGAGGCGGTCTCCAAGCAGGATTATACCAACGCCGTTTCGCAGGCCCGGCAAGCGGAGGCCGCGATCGCGCAGAACCAGGCGGCGCTTCGGGCCGCGCAAATCAACCTTCGATTCACCCGCGTGCCGGCGCCAATCAGCGGCAAGATCGGAATTTCGAACGTCACCGAAGGCGCGCTGGTCACCGCCAATCAGACCGATGCTCTGACAACCATTACCCGCCTGGATCCAGTCAATGTCGATATCCAGGAATCGGCGTCCGACCTGATCACCCTTCGCCAGTCGCTCAGCAGCGGCGGGGTCGCACCGACTGCCGCGCAGGTTCGGCTCAAGCTCCCCGACGGAAGCGATTACGGGTTCACCGGAACCGTCCAGTTCAGCGAAGTGATCGTCGACCAGAACACCGGCACCGTCACGCTTCGAGCACGCTTCCCCAATCCCATGTCGATCCTGCTTCCGGGGCTGTTCGTCACCGCGCAATTCTCGCAGGCGGTCGACACTACCGCCTTCCTCGTCCCCCAGCAGGCCGTGTCTCGCGACCCAAAGGGCGCGGCGACTTTGTTCGTGCTCGGACCCGGCAATCGCGCCGTGCAGCGCACGGTGATCGCGACACGCACCCAGGGGCCTTACTGGGTCGTCACGCAGGGCCTCGCAGCGGGCGAAAAGGTGATCGTGGAAGGCGCCGGCAACCTTCGCGACGGAGCGCAGGTCAAGCCGTCGCCGGCAAAGGGCAAGGCTGCGCCCAGGCCGCCGCTCAAGGTCCAGCCGCCCGCCAAGACAGGCTGA
- a CDS encoding efflux RND transporter permease subunit, translating into MSRLFIERPIFAWVIAIIIVLMGIGAIVSLPIAQYPDVAPTQISIRTNYPGASAETLENSVTQVLEQELTGLEGLLYFNSSSSSRGAASVTAVFDKGVNADIAQVQVQNKIQAAISRLPQQVQQQGVRVSKGSPDFLMIVAVYDRSGKSSNVDVSDWLADNLQDDLSRTPGVGDVNVFGAKYAMRIWLDPHKLASFQLMPADVVSAIQNQNVDVAAGEIGGAPSPEGQMLNATVTAQSRLETPEQFSKIIVKSDSTGARVQLAQVARVELGAESYGTIIHVNGYPGAGIGIFLEPGANALTTAELVKAKVEAAAARMPAGYEFTYANDSSDFIKLSIYEVVKTLAEAMALVILVMFVFLQSWRATLVPGIAIPVVLMGTFAVLYVLGFSINTLTLFGLVLAVGLLVDDAIVVVENVERLLHERPELTVKEATAQSMAQIQMALIAIALVLSAVFLPMIFFGGSTGVIYRQFSATIVSAMALSVFVALTLSPSIAANLLRRKQATVEETWVGRRAPAAAHAIERARVSFNTRFQALIDWYVANVGKVVERKWLFLGIYAVTCLLLTVLFLRLPTGFLPQEDQGGAMVQYQLPAGATIDRTSVVQNRVEDYFLKGPDAKNVHAFFSVVGGGGGATGQNSGRMYMNLAPFDERTGSENSAKAIVQRASKEFGKIRDAQVFALVPPAIRGLGQSAGFTMELQNSGGLSREEFAAARDRLLAQAMANPVLEQVRLSENPDVASLKVDIDQDKLASFGLATSDVNSTISTAWGGRYVNDFIDRGRVKRVYVQGDAQYRASPSDIDRWFVRNNQGDMVPFSSFSGSQWTTTPTALSRFNGYSSFEFSGQGKEGISSGDAMSAMEKLADAIPGVSVAWSGQSYQERLASGQAPILYGISLVVIFLCLAALYESWSIPLAVLLVVPLGLVGAILAVTLRGLQNDVFLQIGLLTTMGLTSKNAILMNEFAERAERDGKRIIEAAIEAAKIRLRPILMTSFAFIFGVFPLAVSTGPGANGRIAIGTAVIGGMLTATILAVFYIPLFYVLVRRGVRDGVTIIRERWTRRREERA; encoded by the coding sequence GTGTCTCGGCTTTTCATCGAGCGGCCGATCTTCGCCTGGGTCATAGCGATCATCATTGTGCTGATGGGTATCGGCGCGATCGTCAGCCTTCCGATCGCGCAATATCCCGATGTGGCCCCGACCCAGATTTCGATCCGGACCAATTATCCGGGAGCTTCGGCGGAAACGCTTGAGAACAGCGTCACCCAGGTGCTGGAGCAGGAGCTGACCGGTCTCGAGGGGCTGCTCTATTTCAACAGCTCGTCGAGCTCGCGGGGCGCGGCAAGCGTCACTGCGGTGTTCGACAAGGGCGTCAACGCCGACATCGCGCAGGTCCAGGTCCAGAACAAGATCCAGGCCGCGATCTCGCGCCTTCCGCAACAGGTGCAGCAGCAGGGCGTCCGGGTTTCGAAGGGGTCGCCGGACTTCCTGATGATCGTCGCCGTCTATGACCGCAGCGGAAAGAGCAGCAACGTCGACGTTTCCGACTGGCTGGCCGACAATCTGCAGGACGATTTGTCGCGCACTCCGGGCGTCGGCGACGTCAACGTCTTCGGCGCCAAATATGCGATGCGGATCTGGCTGGACCCGCACAAGCTTGCAAGCTTCCAGCTGATGCCGGCGGACGTCGTTTCGGCGATCCAGAACCAGAATGTCGATGTCGCGGCAGGCGAGATCGGCGGCGCGCCGTCGCCCGAAGGTCAGATGCTCAACGCGACCGTCACGGCGCAGTCGCGGCTCGAGACTCCCGAACAGTTCAGCAAGATCATCGTCAAGTCGGACTCGACCGGCGCGCGCGTTCAGCTGGCCCAGGTCGCGCGCGTCGAGCTCGGCGCCGAAAGCTATGGCACGATCATCCACGTCAACGGCTATCCCGGTGCCGGAATCGGTATCTTCCTGGAGCCGGGCGCCAACGCGCTGACGACTGCGGAGCTGGTCAAGGCGAAGGTGGAAGCGGCCGCTGCGCGCATGCCTGCGGGATACGAGTTCACCTACGCGAACGACTCCTCCGACTTCATCAAGCTGTCGATCTACGAAGTCGTGAAGACCCTCGCCGAGGCGATGGCCCTCGTCATCCTCGTGATGTTCGTCTTCCTGCAGAGCTGGCGTGCGACGCTGGTTCCCGGAATCGCGATTCCGGTGGTGCTGATGGGCACATTCGCAGTGCTCTATGTGCTGGGCTTCTCGATCAACACCTTGACCCTGTTCGGCCTGGTGCTCGCCGTCGGGTTGCTCGTCGACGATGCGATCGTGGTCGTCGAAAACGTCGAGCGTCTACTGCACGAGCGACCAGAACTGACCGTCAAGGAAGCCACCGCGCAGTCCATGGCGCAGATCCAGATGGCGCTGATTGCCATCGCGCTGGTGCTGTCGGCGGTCTTCCTGCCGATGATCTTCTTCGGCGGTTCGACGGGAGTGATCTACCGCCAGTTCTCGGCGACCATCGTCTCGGCGATGGCGCTGTCCGTATTCGTCGCGTTGACCCTCAGCCCGTCCATCGCGGCGAATCTTCTCCGCCGGAAGCAAGCGACGGTGGAGGAGACGTGGGTGGGCCGCCGTGCGCCGGCGGCCGCCCACGCAATCGAGCGGGCGCGCGTCAGCTTCAACACGCGCTTCCAGGCGCTCATCGACTGGTACGTCGCCAACGTCGGCAAAGTCGTTGAGCGCAAGTGGCTGTTCCTCGGAATCTACGCAGTCACCTGCCTGCTTCTGACCGTCCTGTTCCTTCGGCTTCCCACCGGCTTCCTTCCGCAGGAGGACCAGGGTGGCGCCATGGTGCAGTACCAGCTGCCCGCGGGAGCAACCATCGACCGCACCAGCGTCGTCCAGAACCGGGTGGAGGATTATTTCCTTAAGGGGCCGGACGCCAAGAACGTCCATGCGTTCTTCAGCGTCGTCGGCGGGGGAGGCGGCGCGACCGGCCAGAATTCCGGCCGGATGTACATGAACCTGGCGCCGTTCGACGAGCGCACCGGTAGCGAAAACAGCGCCAAGGCGATCGTCCAGCGAGCGTCGAAGGAGTTCGGCAAGATCCGCGACGCGCAGGTATTTGCGCTCGTTCCTCCCGCGATCCGCGGCCTCGGCCAGTCAGCCGGCTTCACGATGGAGCTTCAGAACAGCGGCGGCCTTTCGCGCGAAGAGTTCGCTGCCGCGCGTGACCGGCTTCTTGCCCAGGCGATGGCGAACCCGGTGCTGGAGCAGGTCCGGCTAAGCGAAAATCCCGACGTCGCCAGCCTCAAGGTCGACATCGACCAGGACAAGCTCGCCTCGTTCGGCCTCGCCACGAGCGACGTGAACAGCACGATCTCGACCGCCTGGGGCGGCCGCTACGTCAACGACTTCATCGACCGCGGGCGAGTGAAACGGGTCTACGTGCAGGGCGATGCCCAATATCGCGCCTCACCATCGGACATCGACCGTTGGTTCGTTCGCAACAACCAGGGTGACATGGTGCCCTTCTCGTCTTTCTCCGGCAGCCAGTGGACGACGACTCCGACGGCGCTTTCCAGGTTCAATGGCTATTCGTCGTTCGAATTCTCCGGCCAGGGCAAGGAAGGCATCAGCAGCGGCGATGCGATGTCGGCAATGGAGAAGCTCGCCGATGCGATCCCGGGCGTGAGCGTCGCCTGGTCCGGCCAGTCCTACCAGGAGCGGCTCGCGTCGGGACAGGCGCCCATCCTTTACGGCATTTCGCTGGTGGTCATCTTCCTGTGCCTCGCCGCGCTGTACGAAAGCTGGTCGATCCCGCTGGCCGTGCTGCTGGTGGTTCCGCTCGGCCTTGTCGGGGCGATCCTGGCGGTCACGCTTCGCGGCCTTCAGAACGACGTGTTCCTGCAGATCGGCCTTCTGACGACCATGGGCCTGACGTCGAAGAATGCGATCCTGATGAACGAATTCGCGGAGCGCGCGGAAAGGGACGGGAAACGCATCATCGAGGCGGCGATCGAAGCTGCCAAGATCCGGCTTCGCCCGATCCTGATGACCAGCTTCGCCTTCATTTTCGGCGTCTTCCCGCTTGCGGTCTCGACCGGGCCCGGGGCCAACGGGCGGATCGCGATCGGGACCGCAGTGATCGGCGGAATGCTGACCGCAACGATCCTCGCGGTCTTCTACATCCCGCTCTTCTACGTCCTGGTCAGGCGCGGCGTTCGCGACGGCGTCACGATCATCCGCGAACGTTGGACGCGGCGGCGGGAGGAGCGGGCATGA